GGGCCCGCGCCCGCCGCACCGCCGTCCTCACCGTGCCGCTCCGCGTCCAGGACGTCGGAGGCTGCCTGAAGGCGGCGCAGGAGCTGGTCGACGCCGCCGGCGAGGACGCCAAGGAGCTCGCGGAGGAGACCGACGTCAAGGAGACGGAGGAGCTGAAGACCGCCCTCGGCGGCGGTCAGGGCAGCCGCATGCCCCGCGGCACCGCCGGCGCGATGAAGGAGCTGGAGGACCGCCAGAAGCGCCGCAGGACCCGCACGCAGCGCGACACCCTCGACCTCGCCCTCAGCGATCTGACCGGCTTCTACCGTGACGTCCTCGCGCTCCAGCTCGGCACCACCACCGCCCTGTCCAACGAGGACGTGCGCGACGCCCTCGACCGGATCGCCCGCGCCGGCACTCCGGAGTCCACGCTGCGCCGCATGGAGGCCGTCCTCGCCTGCCGCGAGGCGCTCGACCGCAACGTCGCGCCGCTTCTCGCGGTGGAGGCCATGATGATGGCGCTGCGCGCCGGTTAGCCGGGGGTTGGCCCGTTCGGGTGGCGCCCCACGCGTCACCCGTATGACCGACCGTCACCGTACGGCTACGCTCAGGTGGATGGATCCCCGCCGACTGTTCCGTACCCCCGCGCCGGCCGCCGCCCTCGCCCTGCTCCTCGCGGCGGGCTGCGCCGGCGGGGGCGCCCCCACGGCCGAGCCGGTGTCGCACGCCGCCGGGCCCGCGGCCCTGTCCGCCTCGGCCACGGCCGCGCTCCGCCCCTACTACGCCCAGCGGCCCGCCTGGCGCGACTGCGGGGTGCCCGACTTCCAGTGCGCCACGCTGAAGGCGCCCCTGGACTACGCCCGCCCCGGCGACGGCCAGGTGAAGCTGGCGGTGGCCCGCACGAAGGCGACCGGCCCGGGCAAGCGGATCGGTTCGCTGCTGGTCAACCCGGGCGGCCCCGGCGGCTCCGCCGTCGACTACCTCCAGGCGTACGCCGGCATCGGCTACCCCGCCCCCGTCCGCGCCCGCTACGACATGGTCGCCGTCGACCCGCGCGGCGTCGCCCGCAGCGCACCCGTCCGCTGCCTCGACGGGCCCGCCATGGACGCCTACACGCAGGTCGACCAGACCCCCGACGACCGGCGCGAGACCGACAGGCTGACCGCCGCGTACAAGAAGTTCGCCGCGGCCTGCGCCGAACGCTCCGCCCGCGTCCTGCCACACGTCTCCACCGTCGAGGCGGCCCGCGACATGGACATCGTCCGGGCCGCGCTCGGCGACGCGAAGCTCAACTACGTCGGCGCCTCGTACGGCACGTTCCTCGGCGCCACCTACGCGGAACTGTTCCCCGAGCGCACCGGCCGCCTCGTCCTCGACGGTGCCATGGACCCCTCCCGCACGGCCCGCGAGACCAACCGCGACCAGGCGGCCGGCTTCGACACCGCGTTCCGCTCCTTCGCCGCCGACTGCGTCGGGCAGGCGGACTGCCCCCTCGGCAACGCCTCCGTGCAGGACGCCACGGCCCGCATGAAGGCGTTCCTCACCGCACTGGACCGCAAGCCCGTGCCGACCGGCGAGCCACGGCGGCCCCTCGGCGAGGCCCTCGCCACGATCGGCGTGATCACCGCCATGTACGACGAGGCCGCCTGGCCCCAGCTCCGCGGGGCGCTCACCCGGGCGATGGACGGCGAAGGCGCCGGCCTGCTCGCCCTCGCCGACAGCTACTACGAGCGCGAGGCCGACGGCGACTACTCCAACCTCATGGCTGCCAACGCCGCGGTCAACTGCCTCGACCAGCCCTCCGCCTTCACCACCCCCGCCGCCGTGGCCGCCGCCGTACCGTCGTTCGAGAAGGCGTCGCCCGTCTTCGGGCGCGGACTGGCGTGGGCGTCCCTGGGCTGCGCGTACTGGCCGGTCGAGGCCACCGGCACCGCGCACCGCATCAGGGCCGAAGGCGCGGCCCCGATCGTCGTCGTCGGCACCACCCGCGACCCGGCCACCCCCTACGCCTGGGCGCGGTCCCTCGCCGCGCAACTCTCCTCCGGCACGCTCCTGACGTACGACGGCGACGGCCACACCGCGTACGGCCGGGGCAGCGACTGCGTCGACACCGCGATCAACACCTACCTCCTGCGGGGCACGCCCCCGCCCCCCGGGAAGCGCTGCCGCTGAGGCCCCGGGGCCCCCGGGTGCCCCGGGAACAGGCGTGCACGAGCACCCTCTCCACCTGTGTAGACTTGTGCTCGCTGCTGCACCCCCAGGGGTCCGGCGCGGTGTGCCGCCTTAGCTCAGTTGGCCAGAGCAACGCACTCGTAATGCGTAGGTCTCGGGTTCGAATCCCGAAGGCGGCTCAGTCGAAAGCCCAGGTCAGACTCTTCTGACCTGGGCTTTCCTGTTCCCGCGAAGCGTCGCCGTCGCCGCGCCCGATCGATGCGGCTCCCTGTCTCGGTTCTGGTCTCGGACGGTCCCCGCTGTGGCGGGAAGGCGTCCCCGGCCCGCCGTGTCGCGTCCTTCGACAGGGTCGACCTGCCCTTCACGTAGCGGCGGGTCCGGCTGATCAGCGTGTGCCGAAGGATCTCCATGATGGCCGGCATGCCCACCCCCAGCTCGTTCAGGATCGTGCCGGAGGTGTGGCGACTCCCGTCGCACAGGCTCCGGTCACCGATCCCCGCCTCCTCGAGGAGCTTCTTGAACTCCGCCCAGTCGCTCCTCTCGCCGGCCCGCCTCCGCCCGTCCGGCGCCCGTGCCGCGCGCTACAGCAATCAGCGCTCGCGGTGAGAGAAAAGGTACGTGTGGCCGGGACGGTCGGCTCCAGCGTGAATGGACCTTCGTCAATTGCGGCATTGGTCACGACTGGCAGGCCCGCGGCAGTTGGCACCCCTTGACGGCTGTCGGCCTTCGTCCTCATCGCGCCTCCGGTGCGTGCCGCGGCTCGAAACGCAGGGGCAGTTCTCCGTTCTCCATGCCGGCCCGGTGTCTCACTCGCGTACCCGTGCTGTGCGGTGGAGTTCGGCGGCGAGGTCCGCCAGATCGTCGAGAGGCATGTCGTAGCCTTTGATCGCGGCCACCGTACTGTGATCCGCCCAGACACAGGTCGCATCCACGGATGACGCGATCTCCGTCCCCGCAACCTCGCTGTAGCGGCTGTGTCGGCAGATCATCGCAGTGCCGGGGGCACCCTCGATTCGGGAGTGCTGGGCGGGCCATGCCCATTTCGTGTGCGGGCCCAGCTGGAAAGGGACCTGTTCGTTCCGCTCGATCGACCGCATCATGCGCCGGGCCGCCCCCTCGGGGTCGGGGACATCACCCTGCAGAGCCCTGAAGACCAGTCTGTTCTGTGCTTCTGGGATATCACTCCGCCGTATGTAGTTGGCACCCGTTCCCACGGCATTCCGGACGATCCTGTCGGCGTCCTCGGGCGTGATGCCAGGACGCGTCACATACGACCAGTCCTTCAGGCAGTCCCATTCCTCGCCGGCGCATCCCACCACCCCGCCCACCACCCCGACGTACGAGCCCTTGTACCGCTCAGTCATCCGGAAGTCGGCAAAGGCCACAGGAGGATCCAGCCGGAAGCCCCTGGTGTCCTCCACCCTCGACAACTCCGAGGGCCGGCTCCCCGCCGGCACGGCAAGCACACTCACGCCCACGGCGAGCAGCGCCCATGTCCACTGTCTTCTCCGCACGGCCGGTTCCCTTCGCCATCCCGTTGCCCAGCTGCCTGTCAGACCGGCCAGGACCGTTAAGGGTTGCCGCCCCGCCGCCCCGGTGATGA
This portion of the Streptomyces changanensis genome encodes:
- a CDS encoding alpha/beta hydrolase; this encodes MDPRRLFRTPAPAAALALLLAAGCAGGGAPTAEPVSHAAGPAALSASATAALRPYYAQRPAWRDCGVPDFQCATLKAPLDYARPGDGQVKLAVARTKATGPGKRIGSLLVNPGGPGGSAVDYLQAYAGIGYPAPVRARYDMVAVDPRGVARSAPVRCLDGPAMDAYTQVDQTPDDRRETDRLTAAYKKFAAACAERSARVLPHVSTVEAARDMDIVRAALGDAKLNYVGASYGTFLGATYAELFPERTGRLVLDGAMDPSRTARETNRDQAAGFDTAFRSFAADCVGQADCPLGNASVQDATARMKAFLTALDRKPVPTGEPRRPLGEALATIGVITAMYDEAAWPQLRGALTRAMDGEGAGLLALADSYYEREADGDYSNLMAANAAVNCLDQPSAFTTPAAVAAAVPSFEKASPVFGRGLAWASLGCAYWPVEATGTAHRIRAEGAAPIVVVGTTRDPATPYAWARSLAAQLSSGTLLTYDGDGHTAYGRGSDCVDTAINTYLLRGTPPPPGKRCR